One Owenweeksia hongkongensis DSM 17368 genomic region harbors:
- the thiL gene encoding thiamine-phosphate kinase, with protein MAEQQEEKFTSLDKLGEFGLIEHLTREFPLRNASSIKGIGDDCAVLEYLDKHTVVTTDLLVEGVHFDLTYVPPRHLGYKAVMVNLSDVYAMNAMPKQILVSIAVSNRFGIEFLDELYAGMRMACDVYDVDLVGGDTTSSYSGLMISITAIGEAEENEIVYRSGAKVNDLIVVSGDLGGAYMGLQLLEREKSVFQSDKDMQPDLKGNEYVLERQLKPEARKDVPEILHGLGVKPTSMIDVSDGLSSEILHICKESKVGAAIYEEKIPIDPSVYKLCEEFNLTTTTVALNGGEDYELLFTIDMKDHDKIKGNPNFSIIGHITEESAGKNIVTRDGKFMELTAQGWNALKRES; from the coding sequence ATGGCAGAGCAACAAGAAGAAAAGTTTACATCACTCGACAAACTGGGTGAATTTGGATTAATAGAACACCTTACTCGCGAATTTCCATTGCGCAATGCGTCATCCATAAAAGGGATTGGCGATGACTGTGCAGTATTGGAATATTTGGATAAGCACACTGTAGTAACCACCGATCTTTTGGTAGAAGGTGTGCATTTCGATTTAACATACGTTCCACCGCGTCATTTGGGATATAAGGCTGTAATGGTCAATCTTTCGGACGTTTATGCAATGAATGCAATGCCAAAGCAAATTTTGGTAAGTATTGCGGTAAGCAACCGTTTCGGAATTGAGTTTCTGGATGAGCTTTATGCCGGTATGCGTATGGCTTGCGATGTATATGATGTGGATCTCGTAGGTGGTGATACCACCTCCAGTTATTCGGGTTTGATGATTAGCATTACAGCAATAGGTGAAGCTGAAGAAAATGAAATTGTGTATAGGAGTGGAGCTAAGGTAAATGATCTAATTGTAGTTTCAGGCGATCTTGGTGGAGCATATATGGGCTTGCAGTTGTTGGAGCGAGAAAAATCTGTTTTTCAATCAGACAAAGACATGCAGCCTGATCTTAAAGGAAACGAATATGTGCTGGAACGCCAGCTTAAACCTGAAGCCAGGAAAGACGTTCCAGAAATTCTTCACGGACTTGGTGTAAAGCCGACTTCTATGATTGATGTTTCGGATGGCTTGAGTTCGGAGATTTTGCATATCTGTAAAGAGTCAAAAGTGGGAGCTGCTATTTATGAAGAGAAAATTCCAATAGATCCAAGTGTATATAAACTTTGCGAGGAGTTTAACTTGACTACCACTACGGTTGCCCTAAATGGGGGAGAAGATTATGAACTTCTTTTCACCATTGATATGAAGGATCATGATAAGATCAAAGGCAATCCTAACTTTTCAATCATTGGTCATATCACAGAAGAAAGTGCCGGGAAAAATATAGTGACCCGCGATGGTAAATTTATGGAGCTTACCGCTCAGGGTTGGAATGCGTTGAAGAGGGAGAGCTAG
- a CDS encoding alpha/beta fold hydrolase produces MSSVRTFTFKEVTFHFTSKGSGPAILFLHGFLENKEMWNGIINGLPTALRKITVDLPGHGKSGNIGYIHTMEEMAEMVKALVDKLKLKKVFLVGHSMGGYVALAFAEKHPELVKGLVLMNSTTRADSDQKKKDRDRAIKLVKENHKSFIRNAIPHLFRPKNRRNMLEHVNHVKAEALKTSKQGIIAALEGMKIRDDREVLLHFAPYHFLFIAAKNDPVFPFEVLEDQLQANRVTPCITENGHMAHLEDFETVLTAIKKFVREN; encoded by the coding sequence ATGAGCAGCGTCCGAACGTTCACATTCAAAGAAGTTACCTTCCACTTTACCTCAAAGGGTAGCGGCCCCGCAATCCTTTTTCTTCATGGTTTTTTAGAAAATAAAGAAATGTGGAACGGCATTATTAATGGTCTTCCCACTGCTTTGCGCAAAATCACTGTTGATCTTCCCGGCCATGGAAAATCCGGAAACATTGGCTACATACACACCATGGAAGAAATGGCCGAAATGGTGAAAGCGCTGGTGGATAAGCTAAAACTGAAGAAAGTATTTTTAGTCGGTCATTCTATGGGCGGCTATGTAGCACTCGCTTTCGCTGAAAAACATCCTGAATTGGTGAAAGGCCTTGTTCTAATGAATAGTACCACCCGCGCTGATTCTGACCAAAAGAAGAAAGACCGAGACAGAGCCATTAAATTGGTAAAAGAAAACCATAAGTCTTTTATTAGAAATGCCATTCCCCATCTATTCAGGCCAAAGAATAGGCGTAATATGCTGGAACATGTAAATCATGTAAAAGCTGAAGCACTGAAAACTTCAAAGCAAGGAATAATTGCCGCGCTGGAAGGCATGAAAATACGTGATGATCGAGAGGTACTACTTCATTTTGCACCTTATCATTTTCTATTTATCGCTGCCAAAAACGATCCCGTTTTTCCTTTTGAGGTATTGGAGGATCAGCTCCAGGCCAATCGTGTAACACCCTGCATAACTGAAAATGGACATATGGCACATCTAGAGGATTTTGAGACAGTGCTGACGGCTATCAAAAAGTTTGTACGCGAGAATTAG
- a CDS encoding aminopeptidase P family protein has product MRYKQLPKEVYIENRAKFTKHLKPKSLAVFNSNDIYPTGSDSSLPFRQHGDILALSGVDQEESILVIFPDAYKEEHREMLFLKETNDHIAVWEGAKLDKKQAFELSGIKNVFWLQDFERIFNEVMSHAENVYLNSNEHLRANLDTETREARFVKWCQNKYPAHEYSRCAPIMHQVRAIKTPGEIAAMQTAADISVKGYKRVMKFMAHGKWEYELEAEFMHEFLRNRSRGFAYTPIIGGGYNACVLHYIENNDQLRDGELVLFDVGAEYANYSSDVTRCYPVNGRYTDRQKEVYSAVLRVKKASEKLLVPGNNLNDYHKEVGEIMTKELVDLKLISMEEVKNADPSWPAYKKYFMHGTSHYIGLDTHDAGLWTADMEPNMVFTCEPGIYIPEEKLGIRLEDDLVVTENGLINLTKEIPIEIEEIEDFMNS; this is encoded by the coding sequence ATGCGATACAAGCAACTCCCCAAAGAAGTATACATTGAAAATCGTGCAAAATTCACCAAACATCTGAAGCCAAAATCACTGGCGGTGTTTAATAGCAACGACATTTATCCTACCGGATCTGACAGCTCTTTACCATTTCGTCAGCATGGCGATATTTTAGCGCTAAGCGGTGTGGATCAGGAAGAAAGTATTTTAGTGATTTTCCCGGATGCTTATAAAGAAGAGCATCGTGAAATGTTATTTCTAAAAGAAACCAATGACCACATTGCTGTATGGGAAGGTGCAAAACTTGACAAAAAGCAAGCATTTGAGCTGAGTGGAATTAAGAATGTGTTTTGGCTTCAGGATTTTGAACGCATCTTTAATGAAGTAATGAGCCATGCGGAAAATGTATACCTAAACTCAAACGAGCACTTACGTGCAAATTTGGATACAGAAACTCGCGAAGCCCGCTTTGTAAAATGGTGTCAGAATAAATATCCTGCTCACGAATATTCCAGGTGTGCGCCAATTATGCACCAGGTACGTGCTATAAAAACTCCTGGCGAAATTGCCGCTATGCAAACAGCAGCCGATATTTCTGTGAAAGGATACAAACGTGTAATGAAATTCATGGCTCACGGCAAGTGGGAGTATGAATTGGAAGCTGAGTTCATGCACGAATTTTTACGCAACCGCAGCCGTGGATTTGCTTACACCCCAATTATTGGTGGTGGTTACAATGCCTGCGTGCTGCATTATATTGAAAATAACGACCAACTAAGAGATGGCGAATTGGTACTTTTTGATGTAGGTGCTGAATATGCCAACTACTCTTCGGATGTTACGCGTTGCTATCCCGTAAACGGAAGATATACTGATCGCCAAAAAGAAGTGTACAGCGCTGTACTTCGCGTAAAAAAGGCATCTGAAAAACTATTGGTACCCGGCAATAATCTGAATGATTACCACAAGGAAGTTGGTGAAATAATGACCAAGGAGCTGGTAGACTTAAAGTTGATCAGCATGGAGGAAGTGAAAAATGCCGACCCTAGCTGGCCAGCTTACAAAAAGTATTTTATGCACGGCACTAGCCATTACATAGGCCTTGATACCCACGATGCCGGACTGTGGACTGCGGACATGGAGCCAAATATGGTTTTCACTTGTGAACCTGGAATCTATATTCCTGAAGAAAAATTAGGTATCCGCCTGGAAGATGATTTGGTAGTAACCGAAAACGGTTTGATCAATTTGACTAAAGAAATTCCAATTGAAATTGAAGAGATTGAGGATTTTATGAATTCATAA
- a CDS encoding succinate dehydrogenase cytochrome b subunit, giving the protein MSTNSGLLSSSIARKFAMALSALFLIVFLLQHFIINFTSVISEDAFNSSSHFMGTNPLIQFVMQPILMFGVAFHFIMGFILEARNRGARPQKYAMYKGSANSSWMSRNMIWSGLFILGFLAFHLWDFWLPEMNYKYIQGNPEDPTRYFGEVQHMFANPIRVIVYCLSFVFLALHLLHGFQSAFQSIGARHPKYTPAIKAFGKWYAILIPAGFIFIAVFHFLNGNH; this is encoded by the coding sequence ATGAGTACAAATTCAGGGCTTCTGTCATCGTCAATTGCACGAAAGTTTGCAATGGCTTTATCCGCACTTTTCTTAATAGTGTTTTTGCTACAGCACTTCATTATCAACTTCACCTCTGTGATTAGTGAAGATGCTTTCAATTCTTCCTCTCACTTTATGGGAACCAATCCATTGATCCAATTTGTGATGCAGCCAATACTTATGTTTGGTGTGGCATTTCACTTTATTATGGGTTTTATTTTGGAAGCAAGAAATAGAGGTGCTCGTCCGCAGAAATACGCTATGTATAAAGGTTCGGCTAACTCAAGCTGGATGTCTCGCAACATGATCTGGAGCGGACTTTTCATTCTTGGTTTCTTAGCATTCCACCTTTGGGATTTCTGGTTACCTGAAATGAATTACAAGTATATTCAAGGAAACCCTGAAGATCCTACACGTTACTTTGGAGAGGTGCAGCACATGTTTGCAAACCCTATTCGCGTAATTGTATACTGTCTATCATTTGTGTTTTTGGCTTTGCACTTGTTGCACGGTTTTCAGTCGGCTTTTCAGTCTATTGGAGCACGTCACCCAAAATACACTCCGGCAATCAAAGCATTTGGAAAATGGTATGCCATCCTTATTCCGGCTGGATTCATTTTCATCGCTGTTTTTCACTTCTTAAACGGCAACCACTAA
- a CDS encoding fumarate reductase/succinate dehydrogenase flavoprotein subunit codes for MSLDAKIPEGPIDKKWINHKNNIRLVNPANKRSIDIIVVGTGLAGGSAAASLAEMGYNVKAFCFQDSPRRAHSIAAQGGINAAKNYQNDGDSTYRLFYDTVKGGDYRSREANVYRLAEVSANIIDQCVAQGVPFAREYGGLLDNRSFGGVQVSRTFYAKGQTGQQLLLGAYSAMSRQIGKGKIKMYNRHEMLDLVMVGGKARGIIARNLETGEIERHSAHAVVIASGGYGNVFFLSTNAMGSNVTASWKIHKKGAYFANPCYTQIHPTCIPVSGDHQSKLTLMSESLRNDGRIWVPKKKEDAEAIRAGKLKPTQLAEEDRDYYLERRYPAFGNLVPRDVASRAAKERCDAGFGVNATGEAVYLDFAAAIQRYGKEQATVHGHDVNDKELVTRLGKEVVKAKYGNLFQMYEKIVAQNPYETPMMIYPAVHYTMGGIWVDYNLMTTIPGCYAAGEANFSDHGANRLGASALMQGLADGYFVLPYTIGDYLADDIRTGEISTDLPEFAEAEKEVKDRLNFFINNKGTHSVDHFHKRLGKVMWDKVGMARNAKGLTEAIAEIRQIRDEFWKDVRVPGELNEFNQELEKAGRVADFLELAELFAKDALQREESCGGHFREESQTEEGEAKRDDENFTYVAAWEYTGDPGEAKLHKEELNYENIELKQRSYK; via the coding sequence ATGAGTTTAGACGCAAAAATTCCTGAAGGTCCAATTGACAAAAAATGGATCAATCATAAAAACAATATTAGACTTGTAAACCCAGCTAACAAGCGTAGCATTGACATTATCGTTGTGGGTACAGGTTTGGCAGGTGGCTCTGCTGCTGCTTCGCTTGCAGAAATGGGATATAATGTCAAAGCGTTTTGCTTTCAGGATAGCCCACGTAGAGCACACTCTATTGCTGCCCAAGGGGGTATCAATGCTGCAAAAAATTATCAAAATGATGGTGATTCTACTTACCGTCTATTTTATGACACTGTAAAAGGTGGTGACTACCGTTCGCGTGAAGCGAATGTGTACCGTCTTGCTGAGGTGTCTGCCAATATCATCGACCAATGTGTGGCTCAAGGTGTTCCTTTTGCCCGCGAGTATGGTGGTCTTTTGGACAACCGTTCTTTTGGGGGTGTACAGGTAAGCCGTACTTTTTATGCTAAAGGACAAACCGGTCAGCAGTTGCTTCTTGGTGCTTATAGCGCCATGAGCCGCCAGATTGGTAAGGGTAAAATTAAAATGTACAACCGTCACGAGATGTTAGATCTTGTAATGGTAGGAGGAAAGGCTCGCGGTATTATTGCCCGCAACCTTGAAACCGGAGAAATAGAAAGACATTCTGCACACGCAGTAGTGATAGCGTCTGGTGGTTATGGAAACGTATTTTTCCTTTCTACCAATGCAATGGGAAGTAACGTAACCGCTTCATGGAAAATCCACAAGAAAGGGGCCTACTTTGCAAACCCTTGCTACACGCAAATTCACCCAACTTGTATTCCCGTTTCAGGTGATCACCAATCTAAGCTTACGCTGATGAGTGAGTCACTTCGTAATGACGGACGTATTTGGGTACCAAAAAAGAAAGAAGACGCTGAAGCTATCAGAGCTGGAAAATTGAAACCAACTCAATTAGCGGAAGAGGATAGAGATTACTACCTGGAAAGAAGATACCCTGCATTTGGAAACTTGGTGCCTCGTGATGTAGCATCTCGTGCTGCCAAAGAAAGATGTGATGCGGGATTCGGAGTGAATGCTACTGGCGAAGCTGTATATCTTGATTTTGCTGCGGCAATTCAACGTTATGGTAAAGAGCAGGCCACGGTTCACGGACATGATGTGAATGATAAGGAGCTTGTAACTCGTTTGGGTAAAGAGGTTGTAAAAGCCAAGTATGGCAACCTTTTCCAGATGTATGAAAAGATTGTAGCTCAAAACCCATACGAAACCCCAATGATGATTTACCCAGCGGTACACTATACTATGGGTGGTATTTGGGTAGATTATAACCTAATGACTACTATTCCTGGTTGCTACGCAGCAGGAGAGGCTAACTTCTCTGATCACGGTGCAAACCGTCTTGGAGCTTCTGCTTTGATGCAGGGATTGGCTGATGGATACTTTGTATTGCCATACACCATTGGTGATTATTTGGCTGATGATATCCGCACGGGTGAAATATCAACAGATTTGCCGGAATTTGCAGAAGCAGAAAAAGAAGTGAAAGATCGTTTGAACTTCTTCATTAATAATAAAGGAACACATTCGGTTGACCATTTCCACAAACGTCTTGGAAAAGTAATGTGGGACAAAGTAGGTATGGCGCGTAATGCCAAAGGACTTACTGAAGCTATCGCTGAGATTCGTCAGATTAGAGATGAATTTTGGAAGGACGTTCGCGTTCCTGGTGAACTAAATGAGTTTAATCAGGAGCTGGAAAAAGCTGGCCGTGTTGCTGACTTTTTGGAGCTTGCTGAGCTTTTCGCAAAAGATGCATTGCAAAGAGAAGAAAGTTGTGGTGGTCACTTCCGTGAGGAAAGCCAAACCGAAGAGGGTGAGGCTAAGCGTGATGATGAGAACTTTACTTACGTAGCAGCGTGGGAATACACTGGTGACCCCGGTGAAGCTAAGTTGCACAAGGAAGAATTGAATTACGAGAATATAGAACTGAAGCAGCGTTCGTATAAATAG
- a CDS encoding four helix bundle protein, with the protein MSNVNSYKDLLVWQKAMVIVDEVYRLAKDFPREEMYALSDQVRRSSVSIPSNIAEGWGRDSSQSYKHFLRIARGSLFELETQVEIAFRQGFIKAETVEKVNGLITEESKMLTAFINSINDRNKDGK; encoded by the coding sequence ATGAGTAACGTAAATAGTTATAAAGATTTGTTGGTTTGGCAGAAGGCAATGGTAATTGTAGACGAAGTCTATAGGCTAGCAAAGGATTTTCCTAGAGAGGAAATGTACGCTTTATCCGATCAGGTTAGAAGGTCATCGGTGTCAATACCTTCAAATATAGCCGAGGGCTGGGGAAGAGATTCTAGCCAAAGTTATAAGCACTTTTTGCGAATAGCTAGAGGCTCGTTGTTTGAGTTAGAAACACAAGTGGAGATTGCTTTTAGGCAAGGTTTCATTAAAGCGGAAACAGTCGAAAAAGTAAACGGATTAATAACGGAAGAAAGCAAAATGCTAACTGCCTTTATCAATTCGATAAATGATAGAAACAAAGATGGAAAGTAG
- a CDS encoding succinate dehydrogenase/fumarate reductase iron-sulfur subunit codes for MDLTLKIWRQKNAKAKGTMETYPVKDISEDMSFLEMLDVLNEQLINDGKEPVAFDHDCREGICGMCSLYINGQAHGPDREITTCQLHMRSFKDGDTIFIEPWRAAAFPVVKDLVVDRSSFDRIMNAGGFVSVNTSGNTIDANAIPVPKPDADKAFDAATCIGCGACVASCKNASAMLFTSAKVSQLALLPQGKVEAHERVLNMVSQMDEEGFGNCTNTGACEVECPKGISLENIARMNREYLSASMVSE; via the coding sequence ATGGACTTAACATTAAAAATTTGGCGTCAAAAAAACGCAAAGGCAAAAGGGACAATGGAAACTTATCCTGTAAAGGATATTTCTGAAGACATGTCCTTTTTGGAAATGCTTGACGTATTGAACGAACAGTTGATTAACGATGGCAAAGAGCCAGTAGCATTTGATCACGATTGCCGCGAAGGTATTTGTGGAATGTGCTCGCTTTACATCAATGGTCAGGCTCATGGTCCTGATCGTGAGATTACCACTTGCCAGCTTCACATGCGTTCATTTAAAGATGGGGATACCATTTTTATAGAGCCATGGAGAGCAGCAGCATTCCCTGTAGTAAAGGATTTGGTGGTAGACCGTTCTTCTTTCGATAGAATTATGAATGCCGGAGGTTTTGTTTCTGTAAATACTTCTGGTAACACGATTGATGCAAATGCTATCCCTGTGCCTAAGCCCGATGCTGATAAGGCATTTGACGCAGCAACTTGTATCGGTTGTGGTGCTTGTGTAGCGAGCTGTAAAAATGCTTCAGCGATGTTATTTACATCAGCTAAAGTATCTCAGTTGGCTCTTTTACCTCAAGGTAAAGTGGAAGCTCATGAACGCGTATTGAACATGGTAAGCCAAATGGATGAGGAAGGATTTGGTAACTGTACTAATACAGGAGCTTGTGAAGTAGAGTGTCCTAAAGGAATTTCTCTTGAAAATATAGCACGTATGAATCGTGAATATCTTTCAGCTTCTATGGTAAGCGAATAG
- a CDS encoding amidohydrolase, with amino-acid sequence MNQLSISLVQADLVWENKEANLEKLQGLIDDTSNTDLIILPEMFPTGFSMKPEALYEETGGEVLQWMQQVAKEKDAAICGSVIVRENANYFNRLYFVEPSGNVHKYDKRHLFTLAGEEKVYSAGNEHLLVNFRGWKIMPLVCYDLRFPIWCRNTEEADLQIFVANWPERRSEAWKALLKARAIENMCYLAGLNRVGADGNDVMHSGDSAVYDELGEKIGAPAPFKEEVVKITLDRNKMLESRKRFNFLNDRDSFTISK; translated from the coding sequence ATGAATCAATTATCCATTAGCCTTGTTCAGGCAGATTTGGTGTGGGAAAATAAAGAGGCCAATCTTGAAAAGCTGCAAGGCCTTATTGATGACACTTCCAACACAGACCTTATTATTCTACCTGAAATGTTTCCTACAGGTTTTAGTATGAAACCAGAGGCACTTTATGAAGAAACTGGTGGTGAAGTATTGCAATGGATGCAGCAAGTGGCTAAGGAAAAAGATGCGGCCATTTGCGGAAGTGTGATAGTGCGTGAGAATGCAAATTACTTCAATCGACTGTATTTTGTAGAGCCTTCTGGCAACGTGCACAAATATGATAAGCGCCACCTGTTTACCCTTGCCGGTGAGGAGAAAGTCTATTCGGCAGGAAATGAGCACTTACTGGTGAATTTTAGAGGTTGGAAGATAATGCCACTTGTGTGCTATGATTTACGTTTTCCTATTTGGTGCAGAAATACCGAGGAAGCCGACTTACAGATATTTGTAGCAAACTGGCCAGAGCGTAGAAGTGAGGCCTGGAAAGCTTTACTCAAAGCACGAGCCATTGAAAACATGTGCTATCTAGCGGGGCTCAATCGAGTGGGTGCTGACGGTAATGACGTGATGCATAGCGGTGACTCTGCAGTGTATGACGAGCTCGGTGAGAAAATCGGGGCACCAGCACCATTTAAAGAAGAAGTGGTGAAAATTACACTAGATAGAAATAAAATGCTTGAATCCAGAAAGCGTTTTAACTTTTTAAATGACCGCGATAGTTTTACGATTTCAAAATAG
- a CDS encoding Ig-like domain-containing protein, translating into MQQLITNSIIPLNKLLRFLPVFILASAFVYFSSTSCASISSPTGGPRDTLAPQLDTSFPPNFSTNFKASEVILVFDEYITLKSASQQISISPPLSEKLKITSMSREVNISWKDTLLDSTTYIISFGNAITDFTEGNANEKIKYVFSTGNFIDSLEIDGYVYDKEGKPTPDIMVGLYDLKTLEKADSIPFLNLPTYYDYTDENGKFELSNLKYSKFVVVAFQDVRQNFKLNSGAELMGFLSDTITTSLSNESIKLNLFLPEPVKRFYGAKHTGYGKIQFAYSYPIPELTVKALPNNDSLSGLLVQNKTKDSATYWFNPVNYTDSITLQIFQAGTITDTATLLFKEFKAENFTPKLTSNEIRNIDPVVVLTEVPVTKVDTSLIFIYNETDTAGVSIEDSIYMLKQIKLIPQKRFKDFTIKIPQGAITNYFEKVNDTTEARLKTLGRDDLGNLDFVVKTDSTPYPLILRIFTEKDKKVIHESSFNAGTTVKFRNQKPGLYKAELILDKDGNGKWSTGNYLEGKQPEKVLYYSEDIEIRANWDLELEWRIDKKLF; encoded by the coding sequence TTGCAGCAGCTAATAACCAACAGTATTATTCCTTTGAATAAGCTTCTTCGTTTTTTACCAGTTTTTATTCTGGCCTCAGCATTTGTGTATTTTTCCAGCACATCATGTGCAAGTATTTCTTCGCCTACAGGTGGCCCTAGAGATACCTTGGCCCCACAGTTGGATACATCCTTCCCACCCAACTTTAGCACCAACTTCAAAGCTTCGGAAGTCATTCTGGTATTTGATGAATACATTACCTTGAAAAGCGCCTCACAGCAAATTTCTATATCTCCGCCCCTCTCAGAAAAGCTTAAGATTACCAGCATGTCCCGTGAGGTAAATATTTCATGGAAAGATACTCTACTTGATAGCACCACTTATATTATTTCATTTGGAAACGCCATCACTGATTTTACCGAAGGTAATGCCAATGAAAAGATTAAGTATGTTTTTTCTACTGGCAACTTTATAGATAGCCTGGAAATAGATGGTTATGTTTACGATAAGGAAGGAAAGCCAACCCCAGATATTATGGTGGGACTTTATGACTTAAAAACCTTGGAGAAAGCAGACTCCATTCCATTTCTGAATTTACCCACATACTATGATTATACGGACGAGAATGGAAAATTTGAACTAAGTAACCTCAAATATTCAAAGTTTGTGGTAGTCGCATTTCAGGATGTACGTCAAAATTTTAAGCTAAACTCAGGTGCAGAGCTTATGGGCTTTTTGTCTGATACAATTACCACTTCCCTTTCTAATGAATCCATAAAACTCAACCTTTTCTTACCTGAGCCTGTGAAACGTTTTTATGGAGCCAAACACACTGGGTATGGCAAAATACAGTTTGCCTACAGCTATCCCATTCCAGAACTTACGGTGAAAGCTTTACCAAATAATGACTCTCTTAGTGGACTGCTTGTTCAAAACAAAACCAAGGACTCAGCTACCTATTGGTTTAATCCAGTCAATTATACTGATTCTATTACGTTGCAAATTTTCCAGGCAGGCACTATTACCGACACGGCCACATTATTATTTAAAGAATTTAAAGCCGAAAATTTCACGCCTAAGTTAACTTCGAATGAAATTAGAAATATAGACCCAGTAGTTGTATTAACTGAGGTTCCTGTGACCAAGGTAGACACCTCGCTAATTTTTATTTACAATGAAACTGATACAGCGGGCGTAAGCATTGAGGATTCTATTTATATGCTAAAGCAGATAAAGTTGATACCGCAAAAACGCTTTAAAGATTTTACGATAAAAATACCCCAGGGTGCAATTACCAACTACTTTGAAAAAGTAAATGATACCACTGAGGCCAGGCTAAAAACACTAGGCCGAGATGATTTGGGAAATCTTGACTTTGTGGTAAAAACCGACAGCACTCCTTACCCCCTCATCTTGCGCATATTTACTGAAAAAGATAAAAAGGTAATTCATGAGTCTAGTTTTAATGCAGGGACCACAGTAAAATTCAGAAACCAAAAACCGGGGCTCTACAAAGCCGAGTTGATTTTGGATAAAGATGGAAACGGAAAATGGTCTACTGGAAATTACCTGGAAGGGAAACAACCTGAAAAGGTTCTTTACTATAGCGAGGATATCGAAATACGCGCCAACTGGGATTTGGAATTAGAGTGGCGAATCGATAAAAAGCTATTTTGA
- a CDS encoding ComF family protein: MLKYTWLHDFIDIIYPNACLGCDEPLVSNEDIVCIKCLHELPKTDFAADLDNPVLRIFSGRCFLEKATSYLRFVKDGMVQSLMHHFKYKGRTEVGERMTHLAISDLRQTSFFSDIDIILPVPLHPAKLRTRGYNQSEVIAQTIADHTHIDYKTDILLRKYYNQTQTKKSRFARWLNVKTVFAVDHPKRLEGKHILLVDDVVTTGSTVEACVTKLEHIPGVKISLFTLAIAQ; encoded by the coding sequence ATGCTAAAATATACCTGGCTCCATGATTTTATTGATATCATTTATCCAAACGCTTGCTTGGGTTGTGATGAGCCTTTGGTGAGCAATGAAGACATCGTTTGCATAAAGTGCCTGCACGAACTTCCCAAAACAGATTTCGCGGCAGACCTTGATAATCCTGTGCTTCGAATCTTTAGTGGTCGTTGCTTTTTAGAAAAAGCCACTTCTTACCTACGTTTTGTAAAAGATGGAATGGTACAATCTCTAATGCATCATTTTAAATACAAAGGAAGAACCGAAGTTGGCGAAAGAATGACACACCTTGCCATTTCTGACTTGCGTCAAACTTCCTTTTTTAGTGATATTGACATTATTCTGCCTGTTCCTTTGCATCCAGCAAAACTGCGAACAAGAGGCTACAACCAAAGTGAAGTGATAGCACAAACGATTGCTGACCATACTCATATAGATTATAAAACCGATATTCTACTAAGGAAGTATTACAACCAAACGCAGACTAAGAAATCGCGCTTTGCCAGGTGGCTCAATGTAAAAACTGTTTTTGCAGTTGACCACCCCAAAAGATTAGAAGGGAAACACATTTTACTGGTTGATGACGTAGTAACCACCGGCTCTACGGTAGAAGCATGTGTAACAAAACTGGAGCACATCCCCGGAGTAAAAATTTCACTATTTACTTTGGCTATAGCCCAATAA